A single window of Archangium gephyra DNA harbors:
- a CDS encoding imm11 family protein, with translation MTGYFELHSNMRIPGRWVLKSPMDEHGQEVDPWQFSEGRALSLRSELRLPVSLPGRELDFSLTGLGVVVVHGRVVQLFTRMGIEGVQFLPARVEGHSGPYFILNTLRVIRCIDDARCEEVRYWKPEDGQPEKVGEYRVVAGLRIDPTKVGNARIFRPWGWPVALIISEDLKQAMEAEGITGTRFVEV, from the coding sequence ATGACTGGCTACTTCGAGCTGCACAGCAACATGCGTATCCCTGGGCGTTGGGTGCTGAAGAGCCCCATGGACGAGCATGGCCAGGAGGTGGACCCCTGGCAGTTCAGCGAGGGCCGTGCGCTCTCTCTCCGGTCGGAGCTTCGGCTTCCTGTGTCCCTGCCCGGGCGTGAGCTCGACTTCAGTCTTACGGGCCTTGGCGTCGTGGTCGTGCATGGCCGGGTCGTCCAGCTTTTCACGCGCATGGGCATCGAAGGCGTCCAGTTCCTCCCAGCCAGAGTGGAGGGACACAGCGGGCCTTATTTCATCCTCAATACATTGCGTGTCATCCGCTGTATCGATGACGCCCGCTGCGAGGAGGTCCGGTATTGGAAGCCCGAGGACGGGCAGCCAGAGAAGGTGGGCGAGTACCGGGTTGTCGCTGGACTGCGCATCGATCCCACGAAGGTGGGCAATGCCCGCATCTTCCGCCCCTGGGGCTGGCCGGTGGCCCTCATCATCTCCGAGGACCTCAAGCAGGCCATGGAGGCCGAGGGCATCACCGGCACGCGGTTCGTCGAGGTGTGA
- a CDS encoding endonuclease V: MELVPLHDWNLSPKQAVALQRELRERLILRPPPGLKVGRVAGADISMSRGDDTAYGGLAVLDAGTLEPVAKVSVAVKLRFPYVPGLLSFRELPVLSEAWARLEVRPDVLIFDGQGTAHPRRFGLACHGGLLFGVPSIGCAKSLLVGGHGPLGAERGSMAEITHAGEVVGMAVRTRPNVLPVYVSPGHLMDLPTAVELVLRVTSRYREPETTRHAHRLVNEVRLSARSQ; this comes from the coding sequence ATGGAGCTCGTGCCCCTGCATGATTGGAACCTGTCACCGAAACAGGCGGTGGCGCTGCAGCGGGAGCTGCGCGAGCGTCTGATATTGCGTCCTCCCCCGGGCCTGAAGGTGGGGCGGGTAGCGGGCGCGGACATCTCCATGAGCCGCGGAGATGACACCGCGTACGGAGGCCTCGCGGTCTTGGACGCGGGGACGCTGGAGCCCGTGGCCAAGGTGAGTGTCGCGGTGAAGCTGCGTTTCCCCTACGTCCCGGGGCTGTTGTCCTTCCGGGAGCTGCCGGTGCTCTCGGAGGCGTGGGCCCGGCTGGAGGTGCGGCCGGACGTGCTCATCTTCGACGGGCAGGGGACGGCGCATCCCCGGCGCTTCGGGCTGGCGTGCCATGGCGGGCTGCTCTTCGGCGTGCCCTCCATCGGATGTGCCAAGTCACTGCTGGTGGGCGGGCACGGGCCGCTCGGCGCCGAGCGCGGCTCGATGGCGGAGATCACCCACGCGGGCGAGGTGGTGGGCATGGCGGTGCGCACGCGCCCCAACGTGCTGCCCGTCTACGTCTCGCCGGGGCATCTGATGGACCTGCCCACGGCCGTCGAGCTGGTGCTGCGCGTGACGTCCCGCTACCGCGAGCCCGAGACGACGCGCCATGCGCACCGCCTCGTGAACGAGGTGCGCCTCTCGGCCAGGAGCCAGTAG